The Mytilus galloprovincialis chromosome 3, xbMytGall1.hap1.1, whole genome shotgun sequence genomic interval AAAGGGGTTGTAATTACGGTTTTTACCCTTGCATTATAAAGTTTATTGTGCTTGTCTGTCTATATTCATTTGGTTATCTATTCAGATGCTTTTCAGTAATCTTGTTATACTCTGTGACCCTCCAACGAGCAATGAATCAAATCTGATCAAATGTGTTCTTAAATACAGATCCAGTTTAAAACCTAACCTTAAACAGTTATTCGATGCTCAAAGTTTGCATGTGATATACATTTAttgacgtcattctattgtttttAGATAAGATATTTAATGGGAtagtgttgttgtttgtttacttCTGATTAAagtgcatgtacatgtaattaaattaattaaataatatcTTGTTTAGAAAACACCTTTGTTTtgaccaaaatattttataaattttgttatgtttttgttcAAACATATGCtggtgcattgttattaaatactGGAAGAAAACAAACTCTTGTCAGTTTAAATTGGATGGATGTGAATAACATctataaccaaataaaaattattactttaactgcaaTTAGAGGAAAATTCAATTTTGGTTTCAGTGTATACTATAACTTTTTGCTACTAAAAGATATATGCaatgataaaatgtttaagaatgTTTTTTGTTAGGAATTATTCTTCTTTACTTCATATACAGAAAAATTTCCATTTACGGGAAGTCACTTTTTAGATTCTTAGAAATAAAAGTTCAGGGTTTTTTAAAAGACTAAAAATATAATCACATTTtgcaatacatgtacaatatctCATGTTAATGATATGGTCTATAGCTGATTAATTGTTTTTCATATGAATAAGTGTTTAGTATGCAAAAATGTAAAAGGATTGACCACAAAATAATCTTATTCCTGGACAGTTGACATACTTAGCATTGTTCTGTATAAAAACTTCACATTCCTGATATGCTCTGTGGGTAGGAAGGGAAAACATTGTTCTTTATATATGATCATGCACAACacattataaaatgttttaatacataGTAGAAAATGCAAGTCAAGGTTGTCATTTACATATAATTGGTGAATAAATATCTTCACCAATAAAGTATATGTTTttatctgtaaaaaaataattaatgtgtAAACAGGATCTTCAGTCTGGTTctcttgtacattttgtaatttaacAAATGAACAGGATTTGCAGTATGAATCCCTAGATTACTTTCTGGCACATTTACGCTAGCTGTGAACTGAGTTGATGCAAATTGGAAAATGATATTCATATACATACAAGTTCACTAAATCACAATATTGCAATAGAAATTGAGTGTTTGATCTGTCAGCAGCTAAATTTATGTGTCTGTTGTTCTACAAATTTGATGAACAACATCTAAATGAAGTATTAAAGATCCACCCATACTTTAAATACACCTACACTGTCTGTTTATATACACACCCTTTATCAAGTGCATTTCATCAACACAGATGCACTTTAATGGTTATAGGTTATTTATATGTAAACCGCATATGGGTGTCATAAGTGATAAATGTTATTAAAtcttaaatttcatatttttgttaacaTCTTAATGGGTACTTGTGCTTTTTTTACTATCATATTTTGTGAGTTGTCTGTTTTTTTGTGTTGATAAATTAAATTTTGCAGGTGGTACAACAAATTGAATTTTATATCATAATGAGTAGGATGATTTAGCCAAATTAATGTGTAATGGTACCATATTAAATAGGATATTCAATTACTTGCTTTATAATAACTGAATATTTTGCAATGTGTCAAACGAGGCTTtatgtatttaatgttttatcacttatttatgtatttattcatgtacatgtatagtttgagctttaatttgttatttttgtatggtGAAAAGATGGtatcaaatatgatttttgtGCCTTTAAAAAGATCCCATGAACATATTTGAAGTATCTTAGCACTTCTGTAAACTCGGGTCAGCATGCATTActcaataacaacaaaaaatccAAGCACAAACAATTGTACATTGCATCAAATAATTAATATAGATACATGCATGTAATTATCGATGTTCTTTGAAAACAATCCAATATAAAATCAATTCTGATACCAGCATGGTATCATGGTGCTGTAAGGCCATGGGGAGAACACTGCATAATTAGAAAACGAACTGCATACAAACACATATTTAAGAGAAAGAACGATTCAAAAACTTATTCACAGAAATAAAaaggtgtcacttttaccgttcttcagttatatccctttataactttatatgatatgaaagtgggggcatcatctgtgtcccatggacacattccccttttatttgttgttattataaaacaatttctGAGAAAATCCACTATTAAGGGTTGTATGGACAGCTAGTAGGGTGTTTTTCATGTACAAATTAATGCAACTAAGTGAACTTTATATGTCTTTCTTCTTGCGTTATAATGTAACTCCTTTTCTTCTTCAGAAttatataatttacatttaaCGATGATTaaagtgtttgtttttgtttcctACAGTGGATTTGATCTTTTTAAACTGAAGTTAATCAGAATAAGGTGGCTTTATTTTTGTCTACTGGAAAGTCTCCAAACACCTGATGTAGTTGATTGTGAAACTTAAGAAAAATATTACATCAAAACCTAATCCTGCGataaaatatacttgaaatgagATGTAAAGAAGATTGTTTCGACCTTTTTCTATAAATACATTAAGGCCTGTTCATATTTTCGAATCACCGTGTTTGTGTTGATAAAAGAAGCTTTTTCTGTATCAAACTGGGAAAAATCTGGCAAGAGATGAAAATAAACAGTTTCTAACATGTCAGTTTACAACGGGTTAACcaaataataaatagataaattgTGTAAATATTTGGGTCTTTTCCTGTGTTGCTATAATTGagttataaaatattacaattggAGATATGAGGTTGATTATTATGATATTTCAGTTTGAATAGTTAATGACATAAAAAAAGCAGTTTAAGGAAAACAAATTCAACACAATACTGAATAGAATTAACAGTTATGAAACCCAGGGGAATTTTTATTTTATCCAGATTTTAACCCATAGAAATAGACTTTCTTTTCACCATATCCCaagcagtgatattgttggcttttttcaaaactacctctacccttttttattgggaaaatatgcgtcatttttatcaaattgggaaaatTATATCAAAGcatgaatttgactggaacttcaatttgcagaccccctttcaagaggtaaaccctcatttgaaataagaccccttattgtcagtgatgatacataaatagaccctcaaatctgcacatataatCATTTTAGGCATGATATATGTTAAAaagagtgtttttcagtttgtattcatgcacaattacgaCTTAGACTGCattgtttgggaaaaaagttatcttttggggaataattttaagccattttattttgaaattgtgaTTCTTCTCCAGTGggaaaagcctttattctccgataatttaaggcaaacaatatcactgccaAAGATAGTAAAGCTTTTTACCGTCACCTTTATACTActgttttaaaactatatattgaTTTGGAAAGGGATTCATAATTTATCCTTTCAAATTCAATGCAAATTATTAAACAGAGGTCTTATGTAGAGTAAGGTGAAGTCTTGACCTGAAAAGGTTTATTTTTGTGTAGTAATGTATTGGTtttaacataatatcaatgacgTTTAAATGTACAAGAATAAATTTGACCCATTGGTATAGTTTCACTGTCAATGCATTAGAAGATACATGTTATAATAAATCAATGTTTGTTTGAAGGCTaacattcattttaaatatatttatagacgTAATTGTACGTCTACTTAGTTTATACTCTAAATATCAACCAAATAAGTAATATGTTAGTTCAAGGTAAGAGATTAATGGAACGTTACACAATTTCCTTTGTAACACCTGTTGTATAATCGTTAAGTATCTATATAGCACCTGTTTTTATACATATTCATGATAATATATTATGCTATACTTCTTCAGCCTCATAATGAATTAGTTGCAAGGGTTGGCAGGTAAAAGTTCTCTGTCTGTGTTACAATCAGTCATGCAAATATAATGTTTATATACTAGTACTTAagattcattgatattttttagctacttattttcattgattttttgtgtACAGACATTGAATGTATTGGCTGCACACATACATCTATGGTATAAGCAAACCACAAATGTCAGTTCTCTGTagtatttgtattaaaaaaaatctttcaaactCATGCATgacatgaactttttttttctttttcagtcatATTTTACAGACTACAACATGGATAGACCCTAGAAAAACAGTAAATCAGCAGCCAAACCTGAATGGTCTACAGAATGCTCCCCCACCCCCACCACAACACTCCCCTAATGTCTCACTACAGAATATAGGGCCCCTTCCACCAGGATGGGAACAAGCTTTCACACCTGAAGGGGAAATGTATTACATAAACCATATGGAACGGAATACAAGTTGGATGGATCCTAGATTAAGtaactacattttattttattagaattATGCTTTGTAGGTAGTACTATGTATGTACTAAAGTTACATATTATaatgattaagaaaaaaatgttttttctttcatGAACAATGATGAAGTAGTTAATTTCACAGAGTTCCTAAATAATCAAAACCAAATTCTGAAaccttaaaaaaatcatatttctcaGTGATCATTTGACATTAAATTGATAAAATCTTAGTTTTTCTGGTGTAAAGCAATTATAAAAGATCATTAATTTTCAGTATGGTATTATAAAGGCATCTATTAAGAACAAGCATCCTCTTGGTTTTAGGGATCTGACCTTAAAGTCATGCTTAGGGCATGAAGTAATTAATTACATAGTGCAGTGTAGCAATAGGACAATCCATCAAATAGGTCTATTGATTTTCCTGCAAATGAATTGAAACATTTCTTTctataaatataaagtatacataagcaaaacaaaaaagattCTTATATAAAGAGCATGATATAAATAGCTTCCATCACACACGATTTTGATGTTAAATAATTGTCATTGTAAGATACCTTTTCTTTGTAGTTCTTACCACAGCTCAGAGAATGCAAGATGTTAGACTACAGCCACCACCACAAATATCAGCACAACCAAAATACAGTCCCACAATACAAATGACACAGTTACAAGCTGAAAAAGAAAAGCTGCGAAAGAGGCAGGAAGAAATAGATCGCCAGGTACAATAAACTCTtaatctatactactaaaggaagagaccAATTTCATTGAgctgcaactcctctgaaaccatacaaagtcagaaatatttgtaatatgaCATAAATGTAGTGTTTGGTACTTCCTTAattctttgaaacaatctttttttccaCAAAAATCACTTTTCTCAGAAAATAACCCAATTTAGAGACCATTATCAATCTGTGTGCCCTTTAGTGCATGCTAAGTCAATTTACTGCCAGCAAAATTTAAAACTCTTTGTTTCAGCACTTGCCTAATTGTACTGCGATATTTTGGGCATCTTTTAGTTATTATACAATGTTTATATAAATTGCGTCAATGTACTTTGTTTTATTTACTTCAAATGTCTGAAATTCATGTTTTCAGTAATGAAAAAGGCAACTGAATTCATACTGCACTGATTCAAATTAAGTTTCATTCTGATGCAAATATCCGTCCATGCCGCCTTAATTAAATTCACATTTTAGTCATCTTATGACAATTCACATTTTATAATATGTACATTAGCAATATTTACATTAGTCAACACAGATTTGTGAACTATTGTTTAAAACTCAAAGTTACATTATGATCGTAACACCTAGTAAGTGATACCACTAAAAAGGTCTATATGGAAATTAATTTGACATATTTCTGAGTcagaaattgtatttatattttgagaTGATTCAGTTATAATCATTGATTGTTTTAAGATGTCAGTGTTGGTCGATTAATAGCAGTTTAAATGCTTTTACTTCACAGTTTGTATTTGTTGCTTGTTGTGAGAAAGAAAGCAGTGTCTATATAGCTGTCATTTTCTACTCAGATTGGAGATTTATAGACATAAGATATATATCTGTCAATTAACTACTCTGTAACTCtccaaatattttgaattatttgttgactttactcatttaaagaaaaataaattaatagtcAATATTTCATCATTGCTTTTATCAAAACAAACCGATAAGATTAAGATATTTCTGGAGATTTGTTTTGCACATCTGTCTTTCTTCATTTCTATTTTGCATCAATTATTGtattgttataataaaaaaaaaaaagatcacagACACACAAAGAAGGAAAAAGTGATGATTACAAAAAATGTAGAGATTTTGCAGgctttatttgttttaaactgatatcaaatcaaaaattttcaaacatagctagaaaattgtcattttgccgatatgtttgtttattttactatAAAGAGATACTCCTTGGAGCATGTATGCTGCAATTACACTAACATGTGTGTCTATTTTCCTTTAGGAGATGCTCCTTAGAGCACGTATGCAGCAATTACAACAAAGTGGGGACAGCAATCTGAAGCAGGATCCATTACAGTCCGACCCATTCTTAGGTCAAAACCCCTCGTCTGACCACTCAAGACAAGCTAGCACAGACAGTGGTGTTGGTAGGGTCACAGgattatttgttaatttcttaATGATGCAAAAAAGCATTTGTTAAAAGACtgaatattttcaatttatacatggttaaaaaaataatatcaaaactaaaaaaGGTATTGAACTTATTTCAAATTCCTTAAATACACAATAAGtggattttaaaatattatttcactGGTACAAAAACACAGGGCTGCTTGAACAATTTATCTCATTTTAGAATTGAAACTTGGatcaaaatatcattttataaCGTGCACATAAATAAGAATTGATACTTTATCTGAAGTAGCTTAATATAGCAATTTAACTGTTTTAAAGGATAATGACATTGTATTGGCTGCTCATCTTTTACTTGGAACTTAAAGTTACATGCATATACAGgaatatgtgtttaattaatgTGTAGTAAATCTACATTGGATTGACTCACTGACCAAACAAAACCATGTGGTTTGTAGGAATGAACTGTAGTGATGTAGTTAaatagcttttaaaaaaaatattttactaattcatgTCTAGATTTAATGCCTATATAGATAAGACAACACATcacattgaatatttttaaaaggaAATTCGGGGTAAAtatcaattagacagcaacctaacaacagatATATGGAGGAAATGGTGCTGTCATTTATAACTTAGACAAATTATGCAGTAATTGTGCCCAATGAATCAAATGGATACACACAAAACTTGAAGAtgtaaagaaaataagaaataaaagtgttctatttttatattgaaggTGGAATGGGCACAGGGACCAGCTATAGTTTACCCAGAACACCTGAAGATTTCCTGAGTAACGTTGATGAAATGGACTCATCAGACTCAAGTACGAGCATTatatttttatcagaaaaattagttttaattattGCTTGTATGATGCTTTTAAATATCTACTGATTGCATTTCTGCCATGATTAAATCAGTATGATCCTGCATGCCTGTCCTTGTGTCCTTCCTATTATTAAATGAACACGCAAAAAAGTTTTGAGATTCGTTAAAATCACAGTATTAAGACGCTTTTAGCAGCTTTTATTCAAATG includes:
- the LOC143068479 gene encoding transcriptional coactivator YAP1-A-like isoform X1 is translated as MSQQSDLSQRKGNQVIHVRDNSGNELEELFNVAMNPSRSGQTGQVPMKMRNFPASFFTPPNSQQSGHSKQGSNDSTGYGPNIIAPPVHTRAHSSPASLQPLSTIPQNPPQHQHARQHSCDSMLDNEPPLPQGWEKARTPDGQLYYINHILQTTTWIDPRKTVNQQPNLNGLQNAPPPPPQHSPNVSLQNIGPLPPGWEQAFTPEGEMYYINHMERNTSWMDPRLILTTAQRMQDVRLQPPPQISAQPKYSPTIQMTQLQAEKEKLRKRQEEIDRQEMLLRARMQQLQQSGDSNLKQDPLQSDPFLGQNPSSDHSRQASTDSGVGGMGTGTSYSLPRTPEDFLSNVDEMDSSDSSHRFNDFGGMDIGSLSTDDTSNMDSDNLVPSLQEDLSGDLNLNEMDVLNKDDNGLLTWL